In the genome of Anthonomus grandis grandis chromosome 15, icAntGran1.3, whole genome shotgun sequence, the window TCAAGCAActgctgaaaaaaattataaaatccaTATACTAAGCATCAAgatattaagatttttcttacaagagtgcctgtaagaactGACATATTTTGTCTCTAATTGACaattaaatatcttgatttcaaGTAACTAAAATGCCATAATAACTGATTTTTGGGATACTCTGATGACTTTTTTAgcactttttgagaaaattaatagaatcaatgtactaaaaatcaagatactGTTTTTTTATCACAggaatgcctgaaagaaataaaataattttttttattattggcaactgaatatcttgatttttagcagttaaaatgctataattattaatttttatgatattccaaGGGTTTTCCAATCAACtactaaaacaattattaaaatccataatttcaaatttgagatattgacatttttctcgcaggagtgcctggaagccataaaacaatttgtctattttaacaacttaatatcttgatttttaacgattaaaatgttgtaattattgatttgtatgaTACTCCAATATTTTTTCGAGTaactcctaaaaaaaatattaaaatccatatATTGTAAATCAAGATCTTGAATTTTGTCTTACAGGAATACCTGAAAGAGCTGAAGCAATTTGTCTCTCATAATCAActgaatatcttaatttttaataaataaaatgttctaattattgatttatatgaTACGACAAGGGATTTTCAAGCAATTGctgaaagaaatattaaaatccatatactaagcatcaagatattgacatttttcaatACAACAACATTCAAACAATACAACTAAAGCAATTTGTCTCTCACAatcaactgaatatcttgattttaaataaatacaattttgtaattattgatttgtatgaTACCACAAGGGTCTCTTAAGCaactattgaaaaaagtactaaAAGAAGTCTTAAaatccataatttaaaatttgagatattgacATATTtctcacaggagtgcctggaagaattaacataatttgtctcttattgacaactAAATATCTGGACTTTTAGTAGCTAGAATGTTGtgattattgatttatagaatACTCCAAGGGTTTTTTAAgcaactattaaaaaaacttttaaaatccaTACATAAacatcaagatattgacatttttcttacaggagtgcctaaaaaaaataaaacaaattttttattattaacaactaaatatcttgattttcaGTGCtttaaatgttataattattaacttttaggATACTTTAAAGGTTCTTtaagcaactactgaaaaaaactattaaaaatcatatactaataatcaagatattgacatgtTTCTTACAGGAATGCCTGGAAGGATTAacataatttgtctcttattaccaagtgaatatcttaattttaaataattaaaatgttataattattgatttatatgaTACTTCAAGGCTTTTTCAAGCAActgctgaaaaaaattataaaatccaTATACTAAGCATCAAgatattaagatttttcttacaagagtgcctgtaagaactAACATATTTTGTCTTTAATTGACaattaaatatcttgatttcaaGTAACTAAAATGCCATAATAACTGATTTTTGGGATACTCTGATGACTTTTTTAgcactttttgagaaaattaatagaatcaatgtactaaaaatcaagatactGTTTTTTTATCACAggaatgcctgaaagaaataaaataattttttttattattggcaactgaatatcttgatttttagcagttaaaatgctataattattaatttttatgatattccaaGGGTTTTCCAATCAACtactaaaacaattattaaaatccataatttcaaatttgagatattgacatttttctcgcaggagtgcctggaagccataaaacaatttgtctattttaacaacttaatatcttgatttttaacgattaaaatgttgtaattattgatttgtatgaTACTCCAATATTTTTTCGAGTaactcctaaaaaaaatattaaaatccatatATTGTAAATCAAGATCTTGAATTTTGTCTTACAGGAATACCTGAAAGAGCTGAAGCAATTTGTCTCTCATAATCAActgaatatcttaatttttaataaataaaatgttctaattattgatttatatgaTACGACAAGGGATTTTCAAGCAATTGctgaaagaaatattaaaatccatatactaagcatcaagatattgacatttttcaatACAACAACATTCAAACAATACAACTAAAGCAATTTGTCTCTCACAatcaactgaatatcttgattttaaataaatacaattttgtaattattgatttgtatgaTACCACAAGGGTCTCTTAAGCaactattgaaaaaagtactaaAAGAAGTCTTAAaatccataatttaaaatttgagatattgacATATTtctcacaggagtgcctggaagaattaacataatttgtctcttattgacaactAAATATCTGGACTTTTAGTAGCTAGAATGTTGtgattattgatttatagaatACTCCAAGGGTTTTTTAAgcaactattaaaaaaacttttaaaatccaTACATAAacatcaagatattgacatttttcttacaggagtgcctaaaaaaaataaaacaaattttttattattaacaactaaatatcttgattttcaGTGCtttaaatgttataattattaacttttaggATACTTTAAAGGTTCTTtaagcaactactgaaaaaaactattaaaaatcatatactaataatcaagatattgacatgtTTCTTACAGGAATGCCTGGAAGGATTAacataatttgtctcttattaccaagtgaatatcttaattttaaataattaaaatgttataattattgatttatatgaTACTTCAAGGCTTTTTCAAGCAActgctgaaaaaaattataaaatccaTATACTAAGCATCAAgatattaagatttttcttacaagagtgcctgtaagaactAACATATTTTGTCTTTAATTGACaattaaatatcttgatttcaaGTAACTAAAATGCCATAATAACTGATTTTTGGGATACTCTGATGACTTTTTTAgcactttttgagaaaattaatagaatcaatgtactaaaaatcaagatactGTTTTTTTATCACAggaatgcctgaaagaaataaaataattttttttattattggcaactgaatatcttgatttttagcagttaaaatgctataattattaatttttatgatattccaaGGGTTTTCCAATCAACtactaaaacaattattaaaatccataatttcaaatttgagatattgacatttttctcgcaggagtgcctggaagccataaaacaatttgtctattttaacaacttaatatcttgatttttaacgattaaaatgttgtaattattgatttgtatgaTACTCCAATATTTTTTCGAgtaacttctaaaaaaaatattaaaatccatatATTGTAAATCAAGATCTTGAATTTTGTCTTACAGGAATACCTGAAAGAACTAAAGCAATTTGTCTGTCATAATCAAgtgaatatcttaatttttaataaataaaatgttctaATTATTGATTTATCTGATAGTACAAGGGATTTTCAAGAAActgctgaaaaaaatattaaaatccatatactaagtatcaagatattgacatttttcaatACAACATTCAAACAATACAACTAAAGCAATTTGTCTCTCACAatcaactgaatatcttgattttgaataaatacaattttgtaattattgatttgtgtGATACCACAAGGGTCTCTTGAGCAACTATTGAAAAAACGattaaaatccatacactaaacattaagatattgacatttttctcacaggagtgcctggaagaaataaaataatttatctcttatttTCAACCAAATATTCCGACTTTTAGTagctaaaatgttgtaattattgatttataggaTATTCCAAGAGTTTTTTAAGCAACTGTTGAAAAACTGTTAATATCCATACACTAAacatcaagatattgacatttttcttacaggggtgcctaaaaaattaaaacaattttttttattattgacaacaaaatatcttgattttttaacgattaaaattttacaattattgatttctatgaTATTCCAAGGGTTTTCCAATCAACTACTGGAACAAGTATTAAaatccataatttaaaatttgatatattgacatttttctcacaggagtgcctggaagaaataaaataatttatctcttattgTCAATTAAATATCTAGACTTTTAGTagctaaaatgttgtaattattgatttataggaTACTACAAGGGTCTCTTAAGTCACTattgaaaaaactattaaaattcatATAGTAAgcatcaagatattgacatttttcttacaggagtgcctaaaaaattaaaacaatttttttattattaacaactaaatatcttaatttttagcGGTTAAATTGCTATAATTATTgagttttatgatattttaaggATTTTCTAATCATCTACTGaaggaattattaaaatctataatttaaaatttaagatattgacatttttctcacaggagtgcctggaagaaataaaataatttatctcttattgTCAATTAAATATCTAGACTTTTGGTagctaaaatgttgtaattattgatttataggaTACTACAAGGGTCTCTTAAGCAATTattgaaaaaactattaaaatcaaTACACTAAacatcaagatattgacatttttcttacaggagtgcctgaaaaaaataaaacaaattctttattattgacaactaaatattttcatttttaacggttaaaatgttataattattgatttttatgataCTCCAAGGATTTTCCAATCAACTACtgaaacaattattaaaatccataatttaaaacttgagattttgacatttttctcacaggagtgcctgaaaaaaataaaacaaattttttattattgataactaaatatcttgattttcagcagtttaaatattataattattgatttttaggatAGGGATTTTCAAGCAACTGctgaaaaaatgattaaaatccaTATACTACTAAACATcaagatattaacatttttcttacaCAAGGTGCCTGTAAGAACTAACATATTTTGCCTCTTATTGACAATTAAATATCTCGATTTTAAGTAACTAAAATACCTTAACAACTGATTTTTGGGATactctgataatttttttagcattttttgaaaaaattaattgaatccATATACTAAAACTCAGATATGGTTTTTTTATCACAAatccctggaataaataaatttattggccTTTTATTGgaaactgaatatcttgattttatgTGGCtcaaatgttgtaattattgattgttAAGGTTTTCTATTggattttaacatttaataagaatCCCTAAGGTAAATCCCTATAGGTACAGgcaatacccaacaaaataggtaactaatattaaaagttaattaccTATTAATGGCAGTAGTAAcagtaataatcaatatttatcatAAGTTTCTTACCTCTTAAAACAATCTGTATTATATAGATCAgagtatataaaataattattatatacatacatatatttgattaataatagtGCATTTCATAAATAAGCTATATAATGTCTGAATTCATAGGATTCAAGTGCAGTACCGGTCGTGACGTCATTTGTTAGTTAATGCATGTATTTGCTACTTTTGCATTATATTTGCTTGAATAACTTTAgggttttttcaataaaaaaatgtactttttgcagattaaatttactaaaaacttaacaattccAAATTTTCTCCAGCCAATATTACTGCACTATAACAGACCAAACAGTGTTTGATCTTCTTTTTTGCCAGCATTTCGTTCGCAAATTTCTTGTGTACATTTCAGGTTGTAAATTGACTGACTCTAAGCAAGAAacaatgataaaataaaaaaagtattaacttATTAAAACCAGAATGGCAACTTTATTAACAAATTGATTTAAATGCTACCACAGTTTTCATGATTCACGGTATTAAGGGGGCtagtttccaaactttgagatTCCAAAGCTGCTCTGGCCGCTGCAATATGTTCTTCAGAAGCGTCTCGTTCCCTCGTTAAAACCCAAGCGAAccctttaaaaattaacttaaacatttacacattttttaatattgaataaCTACTCACTGGAGTGTAAGTTAAGAGGTAGCTCCCTACAGCTAAAAACTGCCGCCCAGTTTTTGTAGTCCGAACCGATAACATAGTAGTTCGCTTCAGCTAAATAGTGAAAGAAGATTAAAGGAGCTGCTAGAAAAATCAAGGGGGAATTTACCATTTTGTGTTGGGAAGTATACGTCCAGTTGTCCCACTCCGTCGCCCACCAGGTTAGCAGTACCCTGGATGATTTGTGTAATTCCACCACTGAGAAAGAAAGAATAGTTAGTAGAAGAATGATTGCATGATTTTCCAGTACTATTTTCtgtatttatgtaaatttcCACACATAAGAGATGTTGCTACAGTACTGGGAATCCTGAAGAAAGCTGGAAATCTGAGGCTATTTATTTTAGGTGGATTTATGATTCTAACAGAAATGTTGCATGGTACATCCAGATTTCTAGGCAAAACTTCTCAAATAAGTGAAATCTAACAGAAATGAGTCCATACAGTGTCAACttacatattaaaaatacatttattaagtaCATCCACGGATCCGTTGGTATTCAAGGAGTACGTAGCCGAGTTACAACGTGTGCCAATCTCAAAGACCATCAAGTACCTTTGGCTCTCATACCAAGTTCCTAGATACTAAAACTcattaaattagaataattctGGTTTGATAATGATTGTTTAGTACTTACACTTGCTGCATCGAAGTTTTGCAGTGGTTGCACCTGAGGGCATTTCCCTGTATGAATTACTTGGGAGTGAGAGATGCCGATAGTGGCCAACAGTAGAACCAAGTAGGACTGCATGATGTTTATTTAGTCAAGCTTATTAGTGCAATGTGTGAATTTATTCCCCATTTATACTATTTGATAAGATGAAGTAGTGGTTGTTGACGTTAGTTTTGAGTGGGTATAATCTTGACAAGGCACGAATAAGCAGCCTAAATTACAGTCaggtacattttttttagattttatagtCAATTATTTTGTTGATTTCAGAAATAATGCATAATAGAATTGCATGGAAAAATAAGTATAAGGagacaaaaaatttatatacaatatacaatattctaaatgcct includes:
- the LOC126745415 gene encoding apolipoprotein D-like, producing MQSYLVLLLATIGISHSQVIHTGKCPQVQPLQNFDAASYLGTWYESQRYLMVFEIGTRCNSATYSLNTNGSVDVLNKCIFNIGGITQIIQGTANLVGDGVGQLDVYFPTQNAEANYYVIGSDYKNWAAVFSCRELPLNLHSRFAWVLTRERDASEEHIAAARAALESQSLETSPLNTVNHENCGSI